The sequence TGAGCCTCGCCATCGCGCCGGGCGAAATCCTCGCCGTGCTCGGCAAGAACGGCATGGGCAAATCCACCCTGCTCAAAGCGGTCATGGGCTTCCTGCCGAAAATGACCGGCACCGTGGGTATTGCCGGCGCGGAGGCCACGCGCCTCGCCCCGCACCGCGTGGCGCGGCTGGGGGTCGGCTATGTCGCGCAGGAAAAGGCGCTGTTCCAGGATATGAGCGTGGAAGAAAATCTCCGCCTCGCCGTGCGCCGCCCGGATTTCGAGGCGGCGCTGGCCGAGGTGGAAGCCTCCTTCCCCTTCCTGCTCCAGCGCCTCAAGCAGCGTGCCGGCACGCTGTCCGGCGGCGAGCAGAAAATGCTGCTGATGGCCCGCTCGCTGGCGACGGGGGCGAAGCTCTTGCTGGTCGACGAGATCACCGAAGGCTTGCAGCCCTCGGTCATCGACCGGCTGGCCGGCGTCATCCGCAGCGCCCGCGAGCGGCACGGCACCACCATGCTCCTGGTCGAGCAGCACCTGCCCTTCGCCTTGGCGGTGGCGGACCGCTGGGCGGTGCTGGACCGCGGCGAGATCGCCGAGACCGGCGCCACTTCCGAGCCGGATTCCCGCGCCAGGGTGCTGAAACATTTGAGCGTGTGAGGTGAGGCCATGACGTTTTCCATCGTCGCCCGCTGCCCGTCCACCGGCCTGTTCGGCGTCGCGGTTGCCACCGCCGTGCCGGCGGTCGGCTCCATGTGCCCGTTCTCGCGGGCGAAGGTGGGCGCGGCTTCGACCCAGTCCTGGGTCAATCCCTATCTCGCGCTCGGCGTGCTCGACGCCATCGCCGCCGGGCATGGCGCCCGCGCGGCGCTTCAAGCGGCACTGGCGGCGGATGACGCGCGTGAACTGCGCCAGATCGGCGTGGTTGACGCGAAGGGCGAGGCCGCCGCCTTCACCGGCGCGGAGTGCACGCCCTGGTGCGGGCAAGAAATCGGCGACGGTTTCGCGGTGCAGGGCAACATGCTCACCGGCCCCGAGGTGATCGACGCCATGGCGGCTGCGTTCCGCGCCAGCGTGGGTGCCGCGCTGGACGAAAGGCTGATGCGGGCGCTGGAAGCCGGCGACGCCGCCGGCGGCGACAAGCGCGGGCGGCAATCCGCCAGCCTTCGGGTGCAGGGCGAGGAGGATTATTGCGCGCTGGACCTGCGGGTGGACGAGCACGCCCAGCCCGTTACCGAGCTTCGGCGGGTGCTGGAAATCGCCCGGCTGCAGCTTGTGCCCTTTGTCGCGGGCATGCCCCGGCGCGGCATTGCCGCCGGGCCGGCGCCGGAGAGCGTCACCTCCATGCTGGCGCTCGCCCCGCCGGATCGGCCGGGCGGCGGCGGAAGCCGCCGCTTAACCTAAGAAGTCGGCGGCGGAAGCCGCCGTTTAACCTGAAAAAACGGCGGCCCCGCGAGGAGCCGCCGCAAAGTCGCATCGAGGAACGCTGTGTTTAAGGCCGCACTCAGTCGGTGCTGCGCGCGTTCTGCTCGATCTGGTTGGCGATATAGGGCTCGACGCCCTGGGTGTTCGGGCCGCGCATGCTGCGCGCGTCATACATCCCGCCCTCATACATGGTCGCGGCGTTGCGGCCCTCGGTAACGGTGCCGCGCTGCGACCAGTCACCCTGCTGCGTTGCATTGTGGCTCTGCGACCAGCCGGACGAAGCGCCCGTGCCGGTGTTGTAGCCCTGGGCGAGAGCCGGACCAGCGAAAGCAGCGGCAAGAACAGCACCAAGCACCGGAAGGGAAACGGTCTTCTTCATCATCAACATCCTTTGAAGAGCGCGACATTTCGACACGATAGTCAGCATCAGAACAGGTCACGCGTTCGGGTTCGACACGCATTCACCTGGCCGGATCTCCACGGCCCGGCCGGTGAATCTGCTGGTACAACGTAGGCCAGCCGCGATTGTTTCCTCGAAACCGGGCGTGCGACATCGCAAGCGCGTGATGCGGCGCAACGCACCTGCGCGGCACTGCGGCAAGGGCGAGCCACCCGAGCGCGGGGCTCCGCTATTCCCCGCGCGGAAAACGCTGGTTCTCTTCGAGAACGTTCAGGTCCATATGGTTGCGCATATAGCGCTCGGACGCCTTCTGCAGCGGCTGGAAATCCCAGGGGTAATAGGCGCCGTTGCGCAGCGCCTCATACACCACATGCCGCCGCGCCTGGCTGGCGCGCACCTCGGCGTCGAAGCGGGCGAGGTCCCAGCGCGCCCGCATCGCCGCCGTCATCCGCTCCATCACGTCGGCGCAGGCGGGGTCCGCCGCGCGGTTGACGCGTTCGTGCGGGTCCTCGTCGAGATTGGTCAGGATCGGCGGGTCGAGATCGCAGAGAATGAGCTTCCACGGCCCGTCGCGCAAAGCCACCAGCGGGGCATAGGAGCCTTCCGCCGCGTATTCCATCGGCACCGGCGAGCGCTCACCCTCCCCCCGCGCCGGCCCGACCAGGCTTTCGCCATCGGTCCAGGGCAGCACGCCGCCGAGGTCGAGCCCAACCAGTTCCGCCAAAGTGGGCAGCACGTCGAGCGTGGAGGCGGCACGCTCAACGCGGCCGGCGGGCAGGCCGGGAGCGGCCATCATCAGCGGCACGCGCGCCGAACCCTCCAGGAAGTTCATCTTGAACCACAGCCCACGCTCGCCCAGCATGTCGCCATGGTCGGAGACGAAGACGACGATCGTGTCGTCACTTAGCCGGCAACGCTCCAGCACGTCGAGCAGTTCGCCGATCTTTTCGTCGACATAGGAGATGTTGGCGAAATAGGCCCGGCGTGAGCGGCGCACATCCTCCGGCGTCACATGGCTGGCCGCATGGTCGCTCGCCAGCATCAGCCGCTGCGCATGCGGGTCTTGCTGCGCGAAAGGGATCGGCGCCACCACGGGGTCAAGCGCCGGGCAGTCCGCATAAAGGTCCCAGAAGCGCTTGCGGGCGACATAGGGGTCGTGCGGGTGGGTGAAGCTCACCGTGAGGCACCAGGGGCGCGCGTCATGGCCGCGCGCGAGGTCGTAGAGCTTGCGCGCGGCGTGATAGGCCACCTCGTCGTCATATTCGAGCTGGTTGGTGATCTCCGCCACCCCGGCGCCGGTGACGGAACCCAGATTGTGGTACCACCAGTCGATCCGCTCGCCCGGCTTGGTGTAGTCCGGCGTCCAGCCGAAATCGGCGGGGTAGATGTCGGTGGTCAGCCGCTCCTCGAAACCGTGCAGCTGGTCCGGCCCGACGAAATGCATCTTGCCCGACAACGCGGTGTGATAGCCGGCGCGGCGCAGATGGTGGGCGAAGGTCGGAATGTCCGAGGTGAACTCGGCGGCATTGTCATAGACCCGCGTGCGGCTCGGCAATTGCCCGGACATGAAGGAGGCGCGCGCCGGCGCGCAGAGCGGGCTCGCCGTATAGGTGTGGACGAAGCGCGCGGAACGGGCCGCCAGCGCCTTCAGATGCGGCGCATGGAGAAAGTCCGCCGGGCCGTCGGGGAAAAAGGTGCCGTTCAGCTGGTCGACCATCAGGATGAGAATGTTCGGGCGGGCGGGCGAAGCGGTCGGCGTCGCGGTCATGGCAGGGTCCACGCGGCAGGCTTAAGGGAGGGCCGGCAGCACCGCCGCCGGCCTCATTGAGGGTTCACAGGCCGAGCGAGGCCTTCACCGCCGGCAGGCCCGGCTTGCCGTCAATGGTGGTCACGCCATTGAGCCAGCGGCCGAGCACGTCGGGCTTGGCCTTCAGCAGCGCCTTGGCCGCCGCCTTCGGGTCCTGCCCGTCATCGAGGATCTTGCCCATCATGGTGTTCTCCATGGCGAGGTCGAACTTCAGCTGCTTGAACAGCGTCGCCGCGTTCGGGCACTCGCCCGCCCAGCCGGCGCGGGCGAGGGTGCGCACATCGGCGCCGCCGAAATTGGCGCCGAAATAGGCGTCGCCGCCGGAGAGATAGGTGAGGTCGAAGGTCTCGTTCATCGGGTGCGGCGCCCAGGCGAGGAAGACGATCCAGCCCTTGCCGTTTTGCGCGCGCTTCACCTGCGCCAGCATGGCCTGCTCACCCGATTCCACCACTTTCCAGCCCTTCAGGCCGAAATCATTGGCGTCGATCATTTTGAGGATGTTCTGGTTGGCCGGCGCGCCGGGCTCGATGCCGTAGATCTTGCCGTCGAACTTGTCGGCATGGGCGGCAAGGTCCTTGAAGTCCTTCACGCCGCCTTCCGCGACATAGGTCGGCACGGCGAGGGTGAACTTGGCGCCTTCGAGATTGGTGGCCAGCACGTCCACCGCTTTCGCCTCGTTCAGCGCGTCGATGAATTTCTGCTGCGCCGGCATCCAGTTGCCGAGGAACACGTCGATATTGCCGTTCTTCATCGACTCGTAGCCGATCGGCACCGACAGCGTCTTCACGTCCTGGGCATAGCCGAGCCCCTCCAGCAGCACGCCGGCAATGGCGTTGGTGGAGGTGATGTCGGTCCAGCCCGGGTCCGACATGCGGATGGTCTTGCAGGCGGGGGCGTCGGCCGCGACAGCGGGACCGGCGAGGAGGAGCAGGGAAAGGGCCGAAGCGGCCAGCGTCGTACGGGTCATCGGGGTCACCTCTGGAAGCATTGAGACAGGTGAGATGCTCAAGGGCCCGCCTTGTCGAGCGGCGGCTTTCCTTGCCTGAGGGGTATCAGGCAGTTAAATGTAGGAGGCTGTGAAGCCCGATATTT comes from Ancylobacter polymorphus and encodes:
- a CDS encoding ABC transporter ATP-binding protein, producing the protein MSVLSVDNLSSGYAGAVVLREVSLAIAPGEILAVLGKNGMGKSTLLKAVMGFLPKMTGTVGIAGAEATRLAPHRVARLGVGYVAQEKALFQDMSVEENLRLAVRRPDFEAALAEVEASFPFLLQRLKQRAGTLSGGEQKMLLMARSLATGAKLLLVDEITEGLQPSVIDRLAGVIRSARERHGTTMLLVEQHLPFALAVADRWAVLDRGEIAETGATSEPDSRARVLKHLSV
- a CDS encoding DUF1028 domain-containing protein; the encoded protein is MTFSIVARCPSTGLFGVAVATAVPAVGSMCPFSRAKVGAASTQSWVNPYLALGVLDAIAAGHGARAALQAALAADDARELRQIGVVDAKGEAAAFTGAECTPWCGQEIGDGFAVQGNMLTGPEVIDAMAAAFRASVGAALDERLMRALEAGDAAGGDKRGRQSASLRVQGEEDYCALDLRVDEHAQPVTELRRVLEIARLQLVPFVAGMPRRGIAAGPAPESVTSMLALAPPDRPGGGGSRRLT
- the betC gene encoding choline-sulfatase, whose amino-acid sequence is MTATPTASPARPNILILMVDQLNGTFFPDGPADFLHAPHLKALAARSARFVHTYTASPLCAPARASFMSGQLPSRTRVYDNAAEFTSDIPTFAHHLRRAGYHTALSGKMHFVGPDQLHGFEERLTTDIYPADFGWTPDYTKPGERIDWWYHNLGSVTGAGVAEITNQLEYDDEVAYHAARKLYDLARGHDARPWCLTVSFTHPHDPYVARKRFWDLYADCPALDPVVAPIPFAQQDPHAQRLMLASDHAASHVTPEDVRRSRRAYFANISYVDEKIGELLDVLERCRLSDDTIVVFVSDHGDMLGERGLWFKMNFLEGSARVPLMMAAPGLPAGRVERAASTLDVLPTLAELVGLDLGGVLPWTDGESLVGPARGEGERSPVPMEYAAEGSYAPLVALRDGPWKLILCDLDPPILTNLDEDPHERVNRAADPACADVMERMTAAMRARWDLARFDAEVRASQARRHVVYEALRNGAYYPWDFQPLQKASERYMRNHMDLNVLEENQRFPRGE
- the choX gene encoding choline ABC transporter substrate-binding protein, producing the protein MTRTTLAASALSLLLLAGPAVAADAPACKTIRMSDPGWTDITSTNAIAGVLLEGLGYAQDVKTLSVPIGYESMKNGNIDVFLGNWMPAQQKFIDALNEAKAVDVLATNLEGAKFTLAVPTYVAEGGVKDFKDLAAHADKFDGKIYGIEPGAPANQNILKMIDANDFGLKGWKVVESGEQAMLAQVKRAQNGKGWIVFLAWAPHPMNETFDLTYLSGGDAYFGANFGGADVRTLARAGWAGECPNAATLFKQLKFDLAMENTMMGKILDDGQDPKAAAKALLKAKPDVLGRWLNGVTTIDGKPGLPAVKASLGL